The Cryptosporangium phraense genome segment CCGGCGCGGCCGGCGGCGGGCTGGTGTCCGCGACCGTGTCCGGCACCGGCGAGCTCGTCGGCCTGGTGATCCAGCCGGCCGCCGTCGACCCCGACGACACCGAGACGCTGGCCGACCTCGTGGTCGCCGCGGTCCGGGCCGCGAACGCCGAGGCGCAGCAGGCGGCCGCCGACACGATGGGTCCGCTGGCCGGCGGGTTGCCCGGCCTGCCCGGCCTGGGGATGTAGATAGATGTACGAAGGGGCCGTTCAG includes the following:
- a CDS encoding YbaB/EbfC family nucleoid-associated protein, whose product is MQPGGQLDMQAILAQAQQMQQHIMDAQAQLAEAEFTGAAGGGLVSATVSGTGELVGLVIQPAAVDPDDTETLADLVVAAVRAANAEAQQAAADTMGPLAGGLPGLPGLGM